The following DNA comes from Hordeum vulgare subsp. vulgare chromosome 3H, MorexV3_pseudomolecules_assembly, whole genome shotgun sequence.
TCAAAATGCTCATAAGAAGATCAAGGATATTGCACAAGGTATGAAAACTGAATGTTTTCAATTACTATATACAATGTTTGATGGTGCAGAAAGTGGCAGCAAAAGGTATACTCCTAATCTTTCTCTCTGATGTGTTCACGAAGCCTGTAAATGACAGAATTTTCTTGTCCTCTCATTTAATTGTGAATAATCCTCTTTATAGATATGATCTCATCAATCTATCGCCATCAGTATTATCAAAACTTTATTCTCTTATATGGAGAGTTTGTTATTACAAAATCACCAACGTATTACTATAGAATTTAATGGTTGAGCATGTTCAGGTAGTATTGTGCCTGCCGCTGTATCACTATGTGATGTTTGTTGAAACAAGTCGCTTGAGCAAAGTACAAATATCTGTTGTATCAACCCCCACATCTTTTTATATGAATCATATTCCTAACTATTCCGACCTATTTGAGCAAACATGTATTTGCTTATTATTTATTTGTTAGGCTTTGTTCGCTTTGCAAAAAAATTGATGTTGTTAACATTGAATCCGATGTTATTAATTTGTAGGATACATCCTTCAAAGGAAGCAAATTCGGCAAATCATTCTGCGCCACATGGATTGAAGCGTCGCAAAATAGCAGCAGCGCCGGGCACTATGAGTACTTCTGCCCGTTAAGATAGCTTGCTTTGGTTTTCGGTTAGCAAATAAATGGCACTGTCACGTGTGCATGTACACGTTGAGGCCAATCTCTTTTTCAGTTAGTAGCTAGCTAGCTAAATAAGTGTGACCGTTGTTAGCTCATAGGATGGCATGCAGCGATAAACCCGGTACGCACACGCCTCGCACAAGACGAGGTAACGTCCCGTAGGCACGGCACCGTGGAGTTTTTTTTTTGTTAAACAGTTGATTGATGCACAAATAAAATGATGATCAATGATAAAAGTTGTACTCGGTTCCAACCTGTGTCTTTGTCTTCCCCTCTTCCCATAGTCAACTGAGAAAGGCTGAATAACTCATTGATGCATTGGAATTGGAAGGAGTAGAAACAGGGAGTGGGCTGAATCAGGAAATGGGTTTGGAATGGCCATGTGATACACGTTGGGGTTCTCACTTCAAAACCGTGAACCGTGTCATCTCTATGTATGGTGCACTACGACAAGTCCTTCGCAACATTGGAGACGAGTACCATGGTGCGGCGACACAAGCGGCTCTATCCATAGAGACAATATTTTGATCATTTGAGTTTGTTTTCATGGCACACTTGATGCAAGAAATATTTGAATATGCAGATGAGTTGTGTAAAGATTTGGAGAAGGAAGACGAAGATATTGTTCATGCTGTTGAGCTTGTTGGTGACACACAAAGTATTACTTGGAGGCTTTGAGGACCGATGTTGGATGGGATGATTTTCTTACAAATGTCACATCTTTTTGTAAAAAGCATAAGATCAAAGTTGTTGATATGGAGGGTCCTTACTTTCCCGTTGGCCGGCCTAGAAGGGGTTTATTTAATAGTGCGGTCAATTACCACTGCTTCAAAGTTGATATGTTTGTGGGTGTCATTGCTTGGCAAATCAGTGAGCTGAATGGCAAATTTGATGAGGTAAACACGGAGCTACTTTCTTGCATGACAACATTCTGTCCACTTCATCTATTTGCTGCTTATGACCAATAGAAGTTGGTTAGGCTTGCTACAAAGTTTTAATCCTTCTGattttacaagtgatgaactagaaaCACTTCAATGGCAACTAAACATGTATGTTACTAATGTGCACAGAGATGTAAGGTTTCAAAAACCTGAAAAATCTGTGTCAGCTTTcagttatgcttgttgagacaaACAAACATGAACAATATCATATTGTTTACAAGCTTCTTAAGTTGGTATTGATTCTGTCAGTAGCTATTGCTAGTGTTAAAAGAGTATTCTCTTCAATGAGCCATGTGAAGAATAAGCTAAGGAACAAAATGGGTGATGAATATTTGAACAATTGTTTGGTTACATTTGTTGAGCGAGATTTTTTTATTCAAGTGAAGGATGAAGATGTCATGAATCTCTTTCAAAAAGGCGACCGCACAGTTATATCGTAAGAAGGATATCATCACTTTATCAATCAAAAGTACTTATGTATTCATGTCTTTATGGTGTGATTTATTGAAATATTGCTATTGCCGTTATGCTAGTGTTGTTTTGTTCATATATTGCTAGTGTTGTGTTGTTTGGTTCATATACTACATTTAAAGAAAAGAAAATTGGATGAATACCCAGCATTCAGAAAGGGCACATCACAAAAGGCTTCTCAGTATCTGCCATCATATGTCAGAAAGGGCACATATAcagaatttttttaaaattcaacTGAAACACTGGTGAGGACTGAGGAGTCTTAAAACGTCGGTGTACCCATGTCAAATCCATCGAGATGTTAAAACGAGCAGTTCTTCCAGCATGGTAGTTTATTTCATTTTACGAAGTAGTGATAGAACACATAATTTTAAAGCTCACTCACGAAACAGCACGTCCATTACCATTTATGTCTAATAATTAGGAGAAAAGCAAAAGGTTAGCATATATTACCAGCAGATCTTCGTATTTCTTATTGAATTCTGCTTCGGTATTAGATGAATCCCAATCAAGATTGTACTCATGAGCAATAGCTTTCAAAACCTTCAACTTTGATTCCGCTGATGGAGCCTTAACTGAAAGCTTCTCAATTATCTGCATACACAATGCTCAAATTGTGAAATTGCACAAGACGCTAGATTCGCACGCAACACAACGTCAATTTCTGAAGGAAAACATATATTGGAGATCTTCTTACAGTGCGATTAACACCACAATCAGGGCGCAattccatagcagcagcaacaaactcTTTCCCATACTTGGTGGTAAACAAATTACGGAGATGCATCAGCTCAGGCAAGTCTGAGCATCTTCCTGATGCAAAGATTATACTAGCTATTGCCTCTCGCAATTCTAAGGGGCATTCCCTGTTCCATCATAAAATCAGTAGCTGTTAATCATATTCTAGTAAGTGAGAGAAACAAAGAATCGTGATATCTACATAGTAACATGTATATTAGTAAGATCAGATTTGATAAATCATGACCTACTTTTGGGCCTCAACAATAGGGACTCGTGCCAGAACAAATTCGCAGAAAAGCTCAACAATCTCATAGGCAGCCAATATATTTTGCTCCCGAATAATATGCTCCACCTATTATTAATAATAGCATGTTAGAGAACTGCATCAAGGAGAAGACTGGAACCATGGGAAACATATATAGCTGTAAATCTAATTTACCCGAATCCTCGCAATAGACTCCTGGCCCGTCTGAAGATATTGAACCATCTCTTTGCGCATATTTATCAGTTGCATCTCCCTCCTATTGCGCAGCAGCTTGATCCTCGAAATGATCAAATTCAGGCATGTTTTGCTACACAAAGTAGGGAACTTCTGTTAATTACAAGTATAAACAAAGCAAGAACcgtaaactgaaagtaaaattGCAAGTACAATATGAAACATGAAATGATTAGGATAAGAACTGACTAGTAGGTGATAGTCGATTGCTTCTTTCATTAGCACTCCAATATCGTAACCGTAAATTGTTATGCAAAGCCACCGGGTATGATCCAGTTGGGATAACACAACCATTTATTCAGTTTTATTAGGTCAATCCAATTCTGGTGACTCTTACACAGGTCATGAATAAAACGAAACAGGCATACGATTTTCCAATCCGATATTAAGCCTGATATGGATCATGTTACcacttcaaaattttcctacgaagCTATAATATACCCCATCCAGCAACAGTAATTCGCCGCCCAAGGATCCAGATGCCTGCTACTTTTTCCCCATCGCCACACATACCATCCGCCGAACGTCTTCCTGAGCGGAATTCTAAATCTACAACTCCTAATAATCACGCGAGAAACCCGCCGACCCTagatcgctgatgagaaccgagaaGAGGAACTGTAGCCAAAGCGGGGCAGTGATGGGATCTGAGAGGGAAGCGAACCATTTGGTGCCGAAGGGGGAGGAGCGGTTGAAGAGCGAGTTGAGGGACGACATCGTCAGTGGCGGCCGCTGATCCACCTGACCCGGCGAAGACGAAGACGGAGGGGAAAGAAGCTGTTCCGTGTGTATTTGCAGGTGTGTCCCTTTACTTGATTATTTTTATACTACTTTACACCATACGGCAGAACCTTTTTTTTTCTCTACCTCTACTAACTACtcgctccgtacctaaatatgagTCTTTTTACAGATTCCAATAGTAGACTAACGGAtgtatatatagatatattttagaatatagattcattcattttgcttcgtatatagacCACTGGTcaaatatttagaaacggagggagtactattcccTTCATCCTATAGAATAAGTGATGCAAATTTAATACTTCCTCCATCACAAAATAAATGGCtcaaatttataaaaaaatattaaaTTAGTGTAAATTTTATACTTCCTttcacagtttagaaggcatgcacatgtatctATATCGCTAAtatgacttatataaaatatattgtttaatataaaaattatatcattaaaaaatagatCATCTAAAGTTTCcaatgatatatttttttgttatatataacttttattaagttggtcaaattgacgacctagatacataTGTCGGACTTGTaaattgaaacggagggagtactagatcAACAAAATTTATTTTGAGATAGAGAGAGTATTAAAGAGGATTTGTTTATCGTGCGGTAAGTATGATAAGCCATTCCAACCTATAGAAAAAAGGTCTATTTGATAAAAGAAAAGGATCTGCTTAAAGTTGAAACCGTTTCAGCTGTTTTTTTAGATGAAAACAAAGCTGATTTTTTCGCTTTGTTTTTTTCCTAATATTTCTCTTTTCAACCGAAACCaagagggaaaaaacaacgccctAGCCTCTTTTTTTAGGGTCACGATAACGCCCACATTTATGGTAGGAAAAACAACAGCTCACACACTCAATTATTATAGGTTGCGTCACGTCACCGTATGTATACACAAATGATAAAAGTGGTGATGTCAATAGGAATCTTttgtctttttatttttaaaaatggtttatctcttaaataaaaatTTAGGTTGGAAAACCGTTAAATCCATCAcgacgagatcttcgaaactagatctcatattgaTATGTTTTGACGATTTCTTTTTGAAGGTTAAAATTTATCATGTCTATTACACGTAAATTGTCATCATGATTACATTGAAGTTGTCATGATATTTTCTAACTACTTTTTATTCTACGTTTAAAATAAACTTTGACATCttatagaaaaggaaaataacaaactaaacttgccatgatgaattactaaaatttatcatgatccatgaaataattttgacatggTTCATAAGTAAAAAAAATATGTCATcggttattttaaaaatgcatggTCACTGGCTCAAATTTGCCATGAACTATAAACTAAAACTGCCATGGTGAATTACTTAAATTTGCCATGATACATGCACTAAAATTTGTCATGGTTCATACAAAAAATGTTTTTCTCTTTCAAAATACTAGAATTGCCATGATCTATAAAGTCAATTTGCCATGATGAATTACAAAAAGCTGCCATGATCCATGAATTGAATTTGTCGTGGTTATTGCCATGGCCAATTAATAAAAATTACCATGAAAAGTAGTTGAAATAAAATGGtagctttaaatctagaagaaaacTAGATGAAACATGTCATGTCAACTTTATTGTAAACCCTGGCAACTTCAGTGTAAACACGTGGTAAATTGTAGTCCCCAAAAAAAGTCGTCAAAACATATCAATAAGGGATTTTGTTTTAAAAATCTTGTCAGGACGAACTTAATGATGAAAACGGATTTTTAATTGGATTTTttaaaagataaaacatttttaagtctaaaaaccaaaaagattccgCTGATGTCATATGTTTGATGTGGCAAGATAAATGGTTATAGAGACGTATGCACCATGTTGTCTCGTGCCACACGTGTGGACGTTATCATTTAGGTTTTTTTaacacccctcccctccccatcCCCTCTCTCGTTTGGCTAGGGTATCACACCCTGAGTTCTCCTCCCGGTCGCTGTCAATTCTTCCTGACCCCACAACAGTGTCCTCTCAAATGAGCTATAAGTCTTCATGAGTTTTATTTATACTAGTGGGGAATTTCACGACTTGTATACTCTAAGTACGAGCCTCCTTCCTTTTATTCGGTGCTTTCCTTTTGTAGGTCACTGCTATTCTTCCTTCACCCTTCTTACCTTTGCTAGATTTTGCATTCCCCTCATTACTATTCGGCTCAGTATTACCTTCACCTACGGTAGATGTCAGAATTTCGTATATAGCAAATTCAGGTAGTAAGTAATGGAACTGTAGCATGCAAAGGGACTGTACCATGGAAATTGAGAAGAAATCTCGATCAAGATTTTCCATTTTATGCCATATGAATAAGAGATTCATTTTAGTCAGAAAGTTGACGTAGAAGTTTGCTATCAAAGACCTAAGACAAGTAATATGGATTGGAGGGAGTAACAACTAAAACATCAAAGATCAAGAAGACAACAAATACATAGCCCCTGCTAACGGCATCAAATAGCCAACTGCTAACAAATTAATGAAAATGTGAAACCGGACTTCCGGAAAATGGGGTAGAAAATCTCTCTACAACACGTTCCTGAAACTAAGCAGCATAGAATTTCATGCTCACTAATTAAGTGAAGGCctcatttgcaaaaagaaaaaagaaaaaaaagtgaaGTCctcagacaccgagtattattatTTGATTCATCCAATATTAAGTGGAACAGAATGGTCCAGATCAACGAGACCATGCACAATGGTATTCAACAGTGTGAATCCAGCCAGGAAATGATGTCCTTGATGGCGGTTGAAATCCGGTCGTCAGGCTCTCCCTCGAGGATAGAGTGGTAGGCACCTTCATAGAGTTTCAGGGTCTTGTCTTTCGTGCTGGCCTTCTCGTACAGAAATTGACTCACATGAGGGTCGGTTACCAGGTCTGCTGCTCCATGAAGAATCAGCAATGGGGAACAAATCTGTGATAACATGTATGAAGTGTTTACATTTTAGGTACTTCTAGAATAAGAAGAGATGACAATGGTTACTTCTTGATTCAGGTGATGCTCAAATAACatttttagatcactactttagtgatctaaaaagtcttttacagagggagtacaagagAAAAAGGTGCAGATGATACTGACTTTTTCCAATTGGGATTCAATGTCCTTTGTAGCCTTCAAAAGTTCAACTGCTGTCCTCAACCTCATCTGGTCATTATATGATATCGCGTTGTACTCACACTGAGAAGTGAAAACAGAGATGATCATGATCTATAGCATTTCAGTATTTCAACCAGCCATGTTGTACGATTCCTTTTTAAAGAGGTGTGCTGATTGTTGCAATAGAATATTTGATTACTACAAAAATGTGCACTAGAGGGGCAAATGTAGAAATACGAAGTACCTTGCCACAAATGAACCAACGAATGTGGAATATTATTAAGTATACAAACAAATAAGACAGGTGCCACTACTTGGATAATGTGCTACATGCTAGATATTGCATTGCATTGAAACAAACCAAGTTGAATAAAATAAAAGGACATGGTCAAGATACTTACTAATTTTCTCTTCACTGGATCCCTGAATCCCAAATCTCCTATGTCTTTTTGCGGAAATAACTTCGCTTCTGGAAGAAGGCATGATAATATGCTCAATGCCTTCAACACTGGCGCTGGTGGTGTGACATCTTCTGAAATCTTGCCAAATAGAAGTCAGAGCCTTGTAATAAAGATGGTGAAATGACCCATGCCATTAGATAAAATACATGTAACAATAGTATAAACGAGGTCCTCCATAGCACTTTTTTGTTGACAAATACAcgatcttatattagtttacagagggagtatcactttattttgaaattttgttGCTGCATGGTCATAAATGATTGTTATAACACGGAGTAAAGATGGATATCTGCAGATTGTCACTGTATATTCAAGTAAATTTTAAATTTACTTGACTAAGTTAAGTATCATCAAGTGCTGACTCAACGCAACATTTCATGATATAGTTGATGAGAAGCCAAGCTTTAACCAGAGATTCCTTCAATTACAGTGCAACATATCTCGAGACTGTTAAATGCAAAAAAAAAGTACAGTTACAAAAGCATAAGTCCATCAGAAAGGTTGTACACACTAAACAGTGGCTTAGCTCCAAACATGAGAATGTAATGCAATGCTAGATCTGATGAGTTCCATTTAGAGTTTTATAATGCAGCTTATCTCCAAACAAGAGAATGTAATGGGATGCTAGATTTGATGAGTTTCATCGAGAGTTCTTTACTTACCTTGCACATAGGTGCAACAAGAAGCACTCCATCCCATTCTTTTGGTTGCTTTAAGTGTACTTTCAGAGCCACCGCACCTCCCATTGACTGCCCCAAGAGAAAGTATGGGAGCCCTTGCACGTCTTTCCTTCCTGAACATTCGAAATCATTGCATTATGTTGCAAATATTATATTATTCCACAGAAGATATATTCCTCATTTACAGGAGATATGCATCAGAAACCTCTTATTCTCGCATATTGTTCAATGACATGGTCCACCATTCCATCAAAGCTTGCGATGTAGCCATGAAGACCATACGATAATCCAAAACCAGGATAATCCATAGCATATACTGCATATCCAGCAGCGGCTATTCTCTTAGCGACCCCTGATATTTTCAAGCTAGTAAGATATAGATAAGAAAAAGGTGAAGCAAAGAGAACTCAACAGGGAACATAACAGAAGAGTAATCACCTTCAAAAAAGAAAGTGCAGGTATCTCCATACCCATGGCAGAAGAAAAGCGCTGCCTTGGTGGGAGTGCCCTCCCTAGGCAGCCAACTCTTCCAGAATATTTCAACTCCCTTTGAGTTGGTCTCAAAATTCTACAGAAACAGGCACTACCACTTGTCACACAAAGGAAAAGAAGCTATAAAACAGTTCATCAAGATTCAAAGTGCCTGCTAATGTTAGTTTCTTTTTTAGGCTAGCTGCAAGTAACACAATCATGCCGCTCCTTGTAGTTACTTAGTTTCCTCAATACTCCCTGGGCATGTACCTGATATTACTAGCTTAAGATATCCGTCTTTTGATAGATGCCATCATACCAGCTTTACAATAGGAGAAGATGCTTGTCACTTGTGTCACAGTCTCACAGATACACTTGTGCAACAGATATATTGCATTGCCACCAGGGAACTACTTGAACCAAATATAAGCAGCTTGAATACAAGGGAAGGTCAATTCAGAATCTCCATCATGTGCTTACCTCTTCCATCTGGATTCCCTTGGGCGCCATCTACAGAATGAGAAGTAGGAGACAAAAGGTGAGAAAGAAAAGACCAATCGACATCGCATTTGAATATTCAGAGATCATATCAACAATACCGACGAAATATGTTGCAACCCTCAGATAACATACGCTACAgaacctatcacctttggaacaagatcgtggctcaagcaactacataCAATGTGCATTCAAGTGTAGTTCTGCCCATTTGCATATTGCATTAAGGCGTAGGACTGCCCTAACCTAGACACGAGTAGTACAACTATACAAATAACACGCACACTCAGAAATCATGAGTAATTTCAGATCAGAAATGGTACTGCATGTGATGTGAGTTCTAGTCTCGACTACTCGGCGAGTTGAAATATGTTTGACTACTTTTGACCATTCGGACCCTTTACTGAAGCAAGCACATGACGAGCTAGTGAAAGGATCAAACACAGCCGCCCCAGGAGAGGGGACAGGGAGCAGAGACGAGACCTTGAACAGGCAGTGGTCGAGCGTGGGGAGCACGGGCGCGAAGGCCGCGCGCacgcgccggcgcgccggcgcccAGTCGAGGCTCTGCGCCGCCGCGGCCCTCAGCTCCTCGCTGGCGCCCTCcagcctcggcaacggcgccttcCCTGCGGCGACCGCGACCGACGCGCGCCTCACAGTCCCCGCCCGCGGCGCCCCGGCATGGCGCGGCCCCGCGATGCGCTGCAACTGCGAGATCGCCGCCATGTGATGGATGCTTGCTCGAACAGCGCGGTGGGCGGTAGGACACTTGAGTACCTACAGTCTCTGAGAGGACAAAGGAGAGGGACAGGGGGGTGGTGGGCAGGTTG
Coding sequences within:
- the LOC123444145 gene encoding IST1-like protein gives rise to the protein MSSLNSLFNRSSPFGTKCKTCLNLIISRIKLLRNRREMQLINMRKEMVQYLQTGQESIARIRVEHIIREQNILAAYEIVELFCEFVLARVPIVEAQKECPLELREAIASIIFASGRCSDLPELMHLRNLFTTKYGKEFVAAAMELRPDCGVNRTIIEKLSVKAPSAESKLKVLKAIAHEYNLDWDSSNTEAEFNKKYEDLLDDSGSSVRQGQTPKIESSPGSSISRDKPSILPVNDTSKNKTPESPKSPAVSSRAYAATKSNVAVQEHHPPAAERSSSAGPGSSDVLEKARAAIVAATRASAAAWTAAELVNKVKVTTQ
- the LOC123444146 gene encoding caffeoylshikimate esterase-like; this encodes MAAISQLQRIAGPRHAGAPRAGTVRRASVAVAAGKAPLPRLEGASEELRAAAAQSLDWAPARRRVRAAFAPVLPTLDHCLFKMAPKGIQMEENFETNSKGVEIFWKSWLPREGTPTKAALFFCHGYGDTCTFFFEGVAKRIAAAGYAVYAMDYPGFGLSYGLHGYIASFDGMVDHVIEQYARIRGRKDVQGLPYFLLGQSMGGAVALKVHLKQPKEWDGVLLVAPMCKISEDVTPPAPVLKALSILSCLLPEAKLFPQKDIGDLGFRDPVKRKLCEYNAISYNDQMRLRTAVELLKATKDIESQLEKICSPLLILHGAADLVTDPHVSQFLYEKASTKDKTLKLYEGAYHSILEGEPDDRISTAIKDIISWLDSHC